The Plodia interpunctella isolate USDA-ARS_2022_Savannah chromosome 8, ilPloInte3.2, whole genome shotgun sequence genome window below encodes:
- the Toll-6 gene encoding toll-like receptor 6 produces the protein MDIRQTLSRKYLFSQILFWFVVGFNVADQSSLPLKYEAPDDCQWWLRGPNDAHEVSLTCKLRTINSEFDTTNFSVIPSEHTTSLRIECNEEMMYKSSLDDRSFAHLVKLRELVLDNCKIGRWPPGVLSGLRDLRNLTIRTKNTEWAAMSLEIASESFTAVRQLEKLDLSFNNIWSFPENLFCPLTNLVYLNVSSNRLQDVSDLGFRERAIHQALISEQDVPPSASSLSHSACSLDIEVLDASSNQFVLMPENGFMALRRLKELHIHDNEISMVADKALSGLKQLQIIDLSNNKIVALPQDLFKDCRPVIKEIYLQNNSISVLSPSLFANLDQLLALDLSNNHLTSTWINENTFTGLIRMVLLNLSNNRLTKLDPKIFKDLYTLQILNVQHNMLENIAADTFAPMNNLHTLILSYNKISHIDAYALNGLYVLSLLSIDNNHLEELHPDAFMNTSSLQDLNLNGNRLRKVPMALRNMRLLRTLDLGENQITSLEESGFVGLHNVYGLRLIGNKIENISKDVFSDLPSLQILNLARNRLKKINMNAFETLTNLQAIRLDANQLTDIQGLFVNIPSLLWLNVSDNQIDWFDYAVIPPGLQWLDLHSNNIKELRNNYRMDKELRLQTLDASFNKMTKIYTYSIPSSVELLFLNDNQITQVEAQTFVGKTNLTRVDLYANQITSMDLNALRLTPVDPGRPLPEFYIGGNPFQCDCTMEWLQRINKLDHLRQHPRVMDLESIYCKLLYNRERTYIPLIEAESSQFLCTYKTHCFTLCHCCDFDACDCEMTCPSNCTCYHDQPWSANIVDCSAAGYSEIPNSIPMDATELYLDGNNFGGLTSHAFIGRKNLKILYANNSNIDALYNNTFSGLKRLTVLHLEKNNIKELLGFELSPLESLRELHLQDNKIHYIDNRTFIELRHLEVLRLEGNSIYGFAVWQFTMNPYLVAISLSRNPWSCDCQYLHKFRNWFKNNLGKVEDADKITCIFDNKTNTVGPYMSDFNSTFCTRDIGGSSSIIENQVINDYLPLLLISLCVFVISSVLICGVFYWRRELRVWIYYHCGFRMCYKSTAFDDEADKDRLFDAYISYSVKDEAFVAQMLAPGLESTDPSFRLCLHYRDFNASAYVADTIIEAVESSKRTIIVLSKNFINNEWCRFEFKTALHEVLKERRRRLIIILLGELPNRDIDPELRLCLKANTCIEWGDRQFWQKLRFAMPDLRKCQYHRSNVNIYASVSPVGAGRAPAPPPPPPPGKLPPLLGDALAIPAGVHARDPHTHRLPPHAQLWA, from the coding sequence ATGGATATTCGTCAAACTTTATCACGAAAATATCTCTTCAGCCAAATCCTATTTTGGTTTGTTGTTGGTTTCAACGTCGCCGATCAAAGCTCATTACCGCTGAAATATGAAGCTCCCGATGATTGCCAGTGGTGGTTGAGAGGTCCTAATGATGCCCATGAGGTTTCTCTCACATGTAAACTTCGGACAATCAACAGCGAGTTCGACACTACTAACTTCAGTGTCATACCGTCGGAGCACACAACATCTCTAAGGATAGAGTGCAATGAAGAAATGATGTACAAAAGTTCATTAGACGACCGCAGTTTCGCGCATTTAGTCAAACTGCGTGAACTTGTTTTGGATAACTGTAAAATTGGAAGATGGCCGCCTGGCGTTCTATCCGGACTAAGAGACCTCCGAAATTTAACGATTCGAACCAAAAACACGGAATGGGCCGCTATGAGCCTAGAGATAGCATCAGAGAGTTTTACGGCTGTTCGACAATTGGAAAAGTTGGACCTcagttttaataacatttggTCGTTCCCAGAGAACTTGTTTTGCCCTCTCACTAATTTAGTGTACTTGAATGTATCTTCGAACAGACTTCAAGATGTGAGTGATTTAGGCTTCAGAGAGCGTGCAATTCATCAAGCCTTGATAAGTGAACAAGATGTACCTCCATCTGCATCATCATTATCACATAGTGCTTGTTCGTTAGATATTGAAGTGTTAGATGCATCAAGCAATCAATTTGTGCTTATGCCTGAAAATGGTTTTATGGCATTAAGAAGACTGAAAGAATTGCACATCCATGACAACGAAATCTCGATGGTGGCTGACAAGGCATTGTCTGGACTTAAACAACTACAGATAATTGATCTCTCAAACAACAAAATCGTTGCTCTTCCACAAGATCTATTCAAAGATTGCAGGCCAGTGATCAAagaaatatacctacaaaatAATTCTATCAGTGTGCTTTCACCTAGTCTTTTCGCAAATTTGGATCAACTATTAGCATTGGATTTATCTAATAACCATCTTACAAGTACATGGATTAACGAAAACACTTTCACCGGTTTAATCAGAATGGTGTTATTAAACTTATCTAATAACAGGCTAACGAAATTGGACcctaaaatattcaaagatTTATATACACTACAAATCTTAAATGTGCAGCATAATATGTTGGAAAATATTGCAGCCGATACTTTTGCACCGATGAACAACTTACATACGCTTATTTTGTCATACAACAAAATATCTCACATTGATGCTTATGCCCTGAATGGCTTATACGTATTATCCTTGCTATCAATTGACAACAATCATCTTGAAGAACTACACCCAGATGCATTTATGAATACATCGTCACTAcaagatttgaatttaaatggtAATCGGTTAAGAAAAGTACCCATGGCCCTAAGAAATATGCGGTTACTGAGAACCCTTGATCTTGGAGAAAATCAGATAACTTCACTTGAGGAGTCCGGCTTTGTTGGTTTGCATAACGTATATGGCCTTCGTcttattggaaataaaatagaaaacataAGTAAAGACGTGTTTTCAGATTTACCATCTCTCCAGATTTTGAATTTGGCCCGTAATAGActgaagaaaattaatatgaatgcCTTCGAAACATTAACAAATTTACAAGCTATTAGATTGGACGCAAATCAACTCACGGACATCCAAGGCCTCTTTGTAAATATTCCCTCTCTGTTGTGGTTAAACGTGTCAGATAACCAAATAGACTGGTTTGATTACGCCGTTATTCCTCCGGGACTTCAATGGCTGGACCTACACAGCAACAACATCAAAGAGTTGAGAAATAACTATCGCATGGACAAAGAACTACGCTTGCAAACATTAGACGcaagtttcaataaaatgacgaaaatttatacatattcgATTCCGAGCAGTGTGGAGTTACTTTTCCTGAATGACAATCAAATTACCCAAGTTGAAGCTCAAACTTTTGTTGGAAAAACCAATTTAACGAGAGTCGATTTGTATGCTAATCAGATAACTAGTATGGATCTCAATGCTCTTCGACTGACTCCCGTGGACCCTGGACGCCCTCTGCCCGAATTTTATATCGGCGGAAATCCTTTTCAATGCGACTGTACTATGGAGTGGCTACAACGCATCAATAAATTAGACCATTTGAGGCAGCATCCTAGAGTTATGGACTTGGAAAGTATTTACTGCAAGTTACTATATAATCGTGAAAGGACTTATATTCCACTTATCGAAGCGGAATCATCGCAGTTTTTGTGTACGTATAAAACCCACTGTTTTACATTGTGTCATTGTTGTGATTTCGACGCTTGTGATTGTGAAATGACGTGCCCATCGAACTGTACGTGTTATCATGATCAACCGTGGTCGGCGAATATTGTGGACTGTTCGGCTGCTGGGTACTCCGAAATACCTAACAGTATACCTATGGACGCTACTGAACTATATTTAGACGGTAATAATTTTGGTGGTTTAACAAGTCATGCATTTATTGGACGtaagaacttaaaaatattgtacgctaataattctaatattgacgctctatataataatacatttagtGGACTAAAACGCTTAACAGTGTTGCATTTAGAAAAGAACAATATAAAAGAATTGTTAGGTTTCGAATTATCTCCTTTGGAAAGCTTGCGCGAGTTGCATCTAcaagacaataaaatacattacatcGATAATCGAACCTTCATAGAGTTGAGGCATCTAGAAGTGCTACGCCTGGAAGGAAATAGCATTTACGGATTTGCTGTGTGGCAATTCACGATGAATCCTTATTTGGTGGCGATAAGTCTGTCTCGCAATCCTTGGTCGTGCGATTGTCAGTATTTGCACAAATTCCGCAATTGGTTTAAGAATAATTTGGGCAAAGTGGAAGATGCCGACAAAATCACCTGCATATTCGATAACAAAACGAATACAGTCGGTCCATATATGTCTGATTTTAACTCCACATTTTGCACAAGAGATATAGGTGGAAGCTCATCCATAATTGAAAACCAGGTCATAAATGATTACCTTCCACTGTTATTAATATCTTTATGCGTCTTCGTTATAAGCTCGGTACTAATATGCGGAGTATTTTATTGGCGCCGCGAGCTGCGAGTCTGGATTTACTACCATTGTGGCTTCAGAATGTGCTACAAAAGTACGGCTTTTGACGATGAAGCCGACAAAGATCGCCTTTTCGACGCCTACATCAGTTATAGCGTGAAAGACGAGGCGTTTGTTGCTCAAATGCTAGCGCCGGGTCTCGAATCAACCGACCCCAGTTTCCGCCTTTGCCTACATTACCGAGATTTTAACGCTTCGGCGTACGTAGCGGATACGATAATAGAGGCTGTAGAGTCATCCAAGAGGACGATAATAGTCCTATCtaaaaatttcatcaacaaCGAATGGTGTCGTTTCGAATTCAAGACGGCACTGCACGAAGTATTGAAAGAGAGACGAAGAAGactgataataatattgctAGGCGAGCTACCGAATAGAGATATCGATCCGGAGTTGAGGCTATGTTTGAAGGCGAATACGTGTATTGAGTGGGGTGATAGACAATTTTGGCAAAAACTGAGGTTCGCTATGCCGGACTTGAGGAAGTGTCAATATCATCGGTCGAATGTGAATATTTACGCTTCGGTGTCCCCGGTGGGGGCCGGTCGGGCGCCGGCGCcgcccccgccgccgccgccgggcAAGCTCCCCCCTCTGCTGGGCGACGCGCTGGCGATACCGGCCGGCGTCCACGCACGCGACCCCCACACACACCGCTTGCCGCCGCATGCGCAGCTCTGGGCATAG